In one Mucilaginibacter sp. PAMB04168 genomic region, the following are encoded:
- a CDS encoding heavy metal translocating P-type ATPase, with the protein MENQHDHHAMTGHQQPARTQANYNAEAGSMDHGKMLKGHGPNMGMAGHDHHAMMIADFRKRFYVVLVLTVPVMLLSMQIQQWLHLDFRFGGSGYLLFGLSSIVFLYGGWPFLSGWFNELKAKNPGMMTLIGFAITVAYIYSAATVFGLKGMDFFWELTTLILIMLLGHWIEMRSVAGASRELELLVQLMPAEAHLIKGKDTTEIKTETLKTGDLILIKPGEKIPADGIIEDGESYLNESMLTGEATPVQKTKGQDVIAGSVNGNGSLKVKVTHSGADSYLSKVITLVKNAQDAKSNTQLLADKAAKWLTVIALIAGLGTFAFWLADGKDLAFAMERMVTVIVICCPHALGLAVPLVVAKSTSLSAQHGLLIKNRTAFENSRKISTIVFDKTGTLTVGKFEVARVVVIDHQSNDKKQNENELLRTVAALEQNSEHPIATGILAEIKKRSLSIPEVKGFKAITGQGIEALVEGKQLKVVSPGYLKDHKFSEPEGFIANGNETVVFVIVNEILYGYIALSDTIRPESADAIQTLHNNGIKSLLLTGDNQKVAASVSGQLKMDGYFAEVLPHQKLDKIKELQQKGEFVAMTGDGVNDAPALAQADIGIAVGSGSDIAAETAGIVLVNSNPKDIVSLILFGKATYRKMIQNLAWATGYNVVALPLAAGVLYNQGIVLSPAAGAVLMTVSTVVVAINASLLKVKA; encoded by the coding sequence ATGGAAAATCAACACGATCATCACGCCATGACAGGGCACCAACAACCTGCCCGTACACAGGCAAATTATAACGCTGAAGCTGGATCAATGGATCATGGTAAAATGCTTAAAGGTCATGGTCCAAATATGGGAATGGCTGGTCATGATCATCATGCGATGATGATCGCTGATTTTAGAAAGCGTTTTTATGTGGTACTGGTATTGACGGTTCCGGTGATGTTACTGTCTATGCAAATTCAGCAATGGCTGCATTTGGATTTTCGGTTCGGCGGCTCAGGCTACCTGCTCTTTGGCTTGTCAAGCATCGTTTTCCTTTACGGCGGCTGGCCATTTTTGAGTGGGTGGTTTAATGAATTAAAGGCTAAAAACCCAGGCATGATGACCCTGATCGGCTTTGCCATAACAGTAGCCTACATTTACAGCGCGGCAACGGTTTTCGGATTGAAAGGAATGGACTTCTTTTGGGAACTTACCACGCTGATCCTGATCATGCTGCTCGGGCACTGGATCGAGATGCGGTCGGTAGCGGGAGCTTCCAGGGAATTGGAGCTTTTAGTGCAACTCATGCCGGCAGAGGCGCACTTAATTAAAGGCAAAGACACGACCGAGATTAAAACAGAAACCTTAAAGACAGGAGACCTGATCCTGATCAAGCCAGGTGAAAAAATTCCCGCCGACGGGATTATCGAGGATGGCGAAAGCTATCTGAATGAATCCATGCTTACCGGTGAGGCTACACCCGTACAGAAAACTAAAGGACAGGACGTGATTGCCGGGTCGGTCAATGGCAATGGCTCGTTAAAGGTTAAAGTCACTCATAGCGGTGCAGATTCATATCTGTCCAAGGTGATAACGCTGGTCAAAAATGCACAGGACGCTAAATCAAACACCCAACTCCTGGCTGATAAAGCCGCTAAATGGCTAACCGTTATTGCCCTTATTGCGGGGCTTGGTACCTTTGCTTTTTGGCTGGCGGACGGCAAAGATCTGGCTTTTGCTATGGAAAGAATGGTAACAGTGATCGTGATCTGTTGTCCACATGCTCTGGGTCTCGCCGTGCCGCTTGTGGTAGCCAAGTCTACTTCGCTTTCTGCCCAGCACGGGTTGTTGATCAAAAACCGTACAGCATTTGAAAACTCCCGCAAGATCAGCACCATTGTTTTTGATAAAACAGGTACGCTGACCGTTGGAAAATTCGAGGTAGCCCGGGTGGTTGTTATAGATCATCAAAGTAATGACAAAAAGCAAAATGAAAACGAACTATTGCGAACCGTAGCAGCGCTGGAACAAAATTCAGAACACCCGATTGCCACCGGAATCCTCGCGGAAATAAAAAAACGTTCATTAAGCATTCCCGAAGTAAAAGGTTTTAAGGCGATCACCGGTCAGGGTATTGAGGCGTTGGTAGAAGGCAAGCAACTCAAAGTCGTCAGTCCCGGCTATTTAAAAGACCATAAGTTTTCCGAACCTGAAGGCTTCATCGCTAACGGTAACGAAACAGTGGTCTTCGTCATCGTCAATGAGATATTATATGGCTATATCGCGTTATCGGATACCATTCGCCCGGAATCAGCTGATGCCATACAGACGCTGCATAACAATGGCATTAAATCATTGCTGTTAACCGGCGATAACCAAAAAGTTGCGGCAAGTGTTAGCGGCCAGTTGAAAATGGATGGTTATTTTGCCGAAGTTCTGCCACATCAAAAGCTGGACAAAATCAAAGAACTGCAGCAAAAAGGTGAGTTTGTTGCCATGACAGGCGATGGCGTGAATGATGCCCCGGCGCTGGCGCAGGCAGATATTGGGATAGCAGTAGGTTCAGGCAGTGACATTGCCGCGGAAACAGCCGGTATTGTATTGGTCAACAGTAATCCAAAGGATATTGTTAGTCTGATCTTATTTGGCAAAGCAACTTATAGAAAGATGATCCAAAACCTGGCCTGGGCTACCGGTTATAATGTGGTCGCATTGCCGTTAGCGGCGGGTGTGCTTTATAATCAGGGAATTGTCTTGAGCCCGGCAGCGGGGGCCGTATTAATGACCGTCAGTACAGTCGTTGTAGCAATCAATGCCAGTCTGTTAAAAGTAAAGGCTTAG
- a CDS encoding class I SAM-dependent methyltransferase — translation MPDSSKAHWEKIYQTKNHEQVSWTQAVPQNSLDFIYGFDLPKTAKIIDIGGGDSKLVDHLLEAGFINLTVLDISATALEKTKLRLGKEAETLKWIVADITEFQPEDSYDLWHDRATFHFLTGEDAVNAYVNMVAKAVSQYLVIGTFSENGPETCSGLPVRQYTATLLQQCFQSSFKKICCRTKDHTTPFQTTQNFLFCSFKRL, via the coding sequence ATGCCTGACAGCAGTAAAGCACATTGGGAAAAAATATACCAAACCAAAAATCATGAACAGGTAAGCTGGACACAAGCTGTTCCGCAGAACTCTCTTGATTTCATTTATGGCTTTGATTTACCAAAGACTGCGAAAATCATTGACATAGGTGGCGGGGATAGTAAACTGGTAGATCACCTGCTCGAAGCCGGCTTTATTAACCTGACTGTCCTGGATATTTCAGCGACTGCACTTGAAAAAACAAAACTGCGATTGGGAAAAGAGGCAGAAACCCTTAAATGGATCGTTGCCGATATTACCGAATTTCAGCCGGAGGATAGCTATGATCTTTGGCATGACCGGGCTACCTTTCATTTTCTGACTGGAGAAGATGCGGTAAACGCTTATGTGAACATGGTAGCCAAAGCCGTTAGCCAATACCTGGTTATCGGCACTTTTTCGGAAAACGGCCCGGAAACGTGCAGTGGGCTGCCCGTCAGGCAATACACCGCAACACTTTTGCAGCAATGTTTCCAAAGTTCTTTTAAAAAAATCTGCTGTCGGACAAAAGATCATACGACACCTTTCCAGACTACCCAGAACTTTCTTTTCTGCAGTTTTAAAAGGCTTTAA
- a CDS encoding GDCCVxC domain-containing (seleno)protein: MSTAIQLHSVITCPACGFQKDEEMPTDACQYFYECDSCKTRLKPLTGDCCVFCSYGSVKCPPIQQGTSCCS; encoded by the coding sequence ATGTCAACAGCGATCCAGCTTCATTCGGTAATTACCTGTCCGGCCTGCGGCTTTCAAAAAGACGAAGAAATGCCGACAGATGCCTGTCAATACTTTTATGAATGTGACAGCTGTAAAACGCGCTTAAAGCCGTTGACAGGTGATTGTTGCGTTTTTTGCAGTTACGGCTCCGTAAAATGCCCTCCTATCCAGCAGGGTACATCCTGTTGCTCATGA
- the merTP gene encoding mercuric transport protein MerTP, giving the protein MKMTMQKSWISGMLAALAASLCCIAPLLAVFGGISGAATYFNWIEPYRPYIIGLTVLIFAAAWYQQLAAVIHTKEDCCIPARRSFWQSKKFLLIVTLVSGALIAFPYYSSLFYKAPPKISANINIRNSYTYARFSIKGMGCADCTKHIDGTLMGLKGVTASITSFENAETLVRFDPVKINADSISHKIKEIGYQPTLTTNH; this is encoded by the coding sequence ATGAAAATGACCATGCAAAAAAGCTGGATCAGTGGGATGTTGGCGGCTTTAGCGGCATCCCTTTGTTGTATTGCGCCCTTACTCGCTGTTTTCGGTGGTATTAGCGGCGCCGCAACTTATTTCAATTGGATTGAACCTTACCGGCCATACATTATTGGCCTGACCGTATTAATCTTTGCAGCAGCCTGGTACCAGCAATTAGCTGCTGTAATACACACCAAAGAGGATTGTTGTATCCCTGCAAGACGGTCTTTCTGGCAATCCAAAAAGTTCTTGCTGATCGTTACTTTAGTGTCAGGGGCGCTTATCGCTTTCCCTTATTATTCATCCTTGTTTTATAAAGCGCCACCTAAAATTTCCGCTAATATCAATATACGAAACTCCTATACATACGCTCGTTTTAGTATTAAAGGTATGGGGTGTGCTGATTGTACAAAGCATATTGACGGAACGCTGATGGGGCTTAAGGGCGTAACAGCCTCTATTACTTCATTTGAAAACGCTGAAACGCTTGTTCGTTTTGACCCGGTTAAAATAAACGCCGATAGCATCAGTCATAAAATAAAGGAAATCGGTTACCAGCCCACATTGACCACAAATCATTAA
- a CDS encoding metalloregulator ArsR/SmtB family transcription factor: MSNCRRIFADSGQINNCREIIDVHQQAFADLSQVVALAGNDVRLKILFLLDQETELCPCDLSDILGMTIPAVSQHLRKLKEGGVIQSRKSGQTIFYSLCALQLHLLRPFFNIIKDSLTKVIG, encoded by the coding sequence ATGAGTAATTGCAGGCGAATTTTTGCGGACAGCGGGCAGATCAATAACTGCAGGGAAATTATCGATGTACATCAACAAGCCTTTGCTGATTTATCGCAAGTGGTTGCATTAGCCGGTAATGACGTCCGTTTGAAAATACTTTTTCTATTAGACCAGGAAACTGAATTGTGCCCCTGCGACCTGAGCGATATATTGGGAATGACGATCCCGGCAGTATCGCAGCACCTGCGGAAGTTGAAGGAAGGTGGTGTTATACAATCAAGAAAATCAGGTCAGACTATATTTTACTCGCTATGCGCCCTACAGTTGCATCTGCTTAGACCGTTCTTTAATATTATCAAAGACTCATTAACCAAAGTTATAGGATGA
- a CDS encoding heavy metal-binding domain-containing protein, whose product MKKVMLMAVAILFSAATVFASNGTNPVSDTTKTKKVKPAPKVQYTCTMHPEVLSDKPGKCPKCGMTLVKKTDKKKPAEKMKM is encoded by the coding sequence ATGAAAAAAGTAATGCTGATGGCGGTTGCCATCTTGTTTTCTGCCGCGACCGTTTTTGCCTCGAATGGCACAAACCCTGTTTCTGATACTACTAAAACCAAAAAGGTAAAACCGGCTCCAAAAGTACAATACACCTGTACCATGCACCCGGAAGTACTTAGTGACAAGCCCGGCAAATGCCCTAAATGCGGCATGACCCTGGTTAAAAAGACCGACAAAAAGAAACCGGCAGAAAAAATGAAAATGTAA
- a CDS encoding efflux RND transporter permease subunit — translation MINQLIRLSLKNRYIVLLAAIALFAWGAYAVKENPIDAIPDLSDNQVIVFTEWQGRSPQIMEDQVTYPLVSNLQGIPKVKAIRATSMFGMSFVYIVFDDKADVYWARSRVLERLNYAQRLLPEGITPTLGPDGTGVGHVLWYTLDAKGMDLGEQRALQDWYVKLGLQTVSGVSEVASFGGFEKQYQVSIDPHKLNYYNIPLAQVLKAVKSNNNDVGGRKFEMNGTGYIVRGLGYIKSLADVENMPIGVINSIPVKIKDVATVQMGGDERLGIFDRNGDGEAVGGIVVMRYGENADQVIHAVKDKMADIQKGLPAGVTFKIAYDRSELIESAVSSVKHTLIEEMITVSIIVILFLFSWRSALSIIIQIPITIAASFILLNAFGISSNIMSLTGIALAIGVIVDNGIVMVENSHRNLSIAQQQEKS, via the coding sequence ATGATAAACCAATTGATCAGACTGTCTTTAAAAAACAGGTATATTGTTTTACTGGCTGCTATTGCCCTGTTTGCCTGGGGTGCATATGCTGTCAAAGAAAACCCGATTGACGCCATACCCGACCTGTCGGATAACCAGGTGATCGTATTCACGGAATGGCAAGGGCGGAGCCCGCAGATCATGGAAGACCAGGTAACCTACCCATTGGTAAGTAACCTGCAAGGCATCCCGAAAGTAAAAGCCATCCGCGCCACCTCCATGTTCGGGATGAGCTTTGTATACATCGTTTTTGATGACAAGGCGGATGTTTACTGGGCGCGGAGCCGGGTATTGGAAAGACTAAACTATGCGCAGCGTTTATTGCCGGAAGGCATCACCCCTACATTGGGGCCGGATGGTACAGGCGTGGGCCATGTGCTTTGGTACACGCTCGACGCCAAAGGCATGGATCTGGGTGAACAGCGCGCCTTACAGGACTGGTATGTGAAATTAGGCCTGCAAACCGTATCCGGTGTAAGCGAAGTGGCCTCTTTTGGCGGCTTTGAGAAACAATACCAGGTAAGCATCGACCCCCACAAGTTAAATTATTACAACATACCCTTAGCACAGGTACTCAAAGCGGTTAAAAGCAATAACAACGATGTGGGCGGGCGTAAGTTTGAAATGAACGGCACCGGCTATATTGTTCGCGGCCTGGGCTATATCAAAAGCTTGGCGGATGTCGAGAATATGCCTATCGGTGTAATCAATTCTATACCAGTTAAGATCAAAGATGTGGCCACCGTTCAAATGGGCGGCGATGAACGCCTGGGTATCTTTGACCGGAATGGCGACGGCGAAGCCGTAGGCGGTATCGTGGTGATGCGCTATGGCGAGAACGCGGATCAAGTGATCCATGCCGTTAAGGATAAGATGGCCGATATTCAAAAAGGCCTACCCGCAGGTGTAACCTTCAAGATCGCTTATGACCGCAGCGAACTTATTGAAAGCGCGGTCAGTTCCGTGAAACATACGCTGATCGAAGAAATGATCACCGTATCCATTATTGTCATCCTGTTCCTGTTCAGCTGGCGAAGCGCTTTAAGCATCATTATTCAGATACCGATTACCATTGCTGCCAGCTTCATTTTGTTAAACGCCTTTGGTATCAGTTCCAATATTATGTCCTTAACGGGCATTGCTTTAGCTATCGGCGTGATCGTAGATAATGGTATCGTCATGGTAGAAAACTCGCATAGGAATTTATCCATCGCCCAACAACAAGAAAAATCATGA
- a CDS encoding efflux RND transporter permease subunit: MILAERIKIIEASCKQVGRGVFFSTLIIVASFLPVFLLEGQEGKLFGPLAWTKTFILAIDAILAVTLAPVLISFFLKGKLRTDDHNPLNRGLERVYRPVLDWCVTWRKTTIGINIIALLISIPLLLSLGSEFMPPLDEGTILFMPVTQPDVSNAQAKQLLQVQDKIIKSVPEVANVLGKAGRANTATDNSPISMTETIILLKPREAWRKGIKKEDIINELNAKLQIPGVVNGWTQPIINRINMLSTGIRTDVGLKIYGQNLDTISTLANQMKQALNGLNGVKDLYVDPITGGKYLDIQVNKEAIGRFGLSADDVNEVVESAIGGMNLTRTIEGRQRFSVNVRFAQDYRNNLDAIKRTLVQTTGYGPIPLSSVANIRISNGPAMIQSENALLRGTVLFNVRDRDLGSTVKEAQDRLNAMVKTLPKGYYIEWSGQYENLIRAEHTLKLILPIVLIIIFACLYFAFHSIREAFFSLISIPFALIGGAYMVYFFGVHLSVAVAVGFIALFGIAVETGIVMVIYLNDAMQQLVALKGNSKETITKADLREYVMNGAVKRLRPKLMTVCVALFGLVPVLWATGTGSDVMLPIVLPMIGGVLTSSTHILLVTPLIFLMVKEYELKKYGKLEVLEVKE; encoded by the coding sequence ATGATTCTGGCAGAACGAATAAAGATCATAGAAGCATCCTGCAAGCAGGTTGGCCGTGGCGTGTTTTTCTCTACGCTCATTATTGTCGCATCTTTCCTGCCGGTGTTTTTACTGGAGGGCCAGGAAGGTAAATTGTTCGGCCCTTTAGCCTGGACAAAAACATTTATACTGGCCATTGACGCCATCCTTGCAGTGACTTTAGCGCCTGTTCTCATCTCTTTCTTTCTGAAAGGGAAATTAAGAACTGACGACCATAACCCGCTGAACCGCGGGCTGGAAAGGGTTTACCGTCCGGTACTGGATTGGTGCGTGACCTGGCGTAAAACCACCATCGGCATTAATATCATTGCTTTATTAATTAGCATACCGTTGTTGCTTTCTTTAGGCAGCGAATTTATGCCGCCGCTGGATGAGGGCACGATCCTGTTCATGCCGGTAACGCAGCCGGATGTTTCCAATGCGCAGGCCAAGCAGCTTTTACAGGTACAGGACAAGATCATCAAAAGCGTACCAGAAGTGGCTAACGTTTTGGGGAAAGCAGGCAGGGCCAATACCGCTACGGATAATTCGCCGATCAGCATGACAGAAACCATTATCCTGTTGAAACCGAGGGAAGCATGGCGCAAGGGGATTAAAAAGGAAGATATTATCAATGAACTGAATGCCAAACTGCAAATACCAGGTGTGGTGAACGGCTGGACACAGCCTATCATCAACCGTATCAATATGTTGTCTACGGGTATCCGCACGGATGTCGGTTTAAAAATTTACGGGCAGAACCTGGATACCATTAGTACACTCGCTAATCAGATGAAGCAGGCCTTGAACGGTTTAAATGGCGTCAAAGACCTGTATGTTGACCCGATAACCGGCGGCAAATACCTGGATATCCAGGTCAATAAAGAAGCAATCGGGCGATTTGGTTTAAGCGCGGATGATGTCAATGAAGTCGTGGAAAGCGCGATAGGCGGCATGAACCTGACCAGGACGATAGAAGGCAGGCAGCGGTTTAGCGTCAATGTCCGCTTCGCGCAGGATTACCGGAATAACCTGGATGCTATTAAACGCACGCTGGTACAAACTACCGGCTACGGCCCAATACCATTATCATCCGTGGCGAATATTCGGATCAGCAATGGCCCGGCCATGATCCAATCGGAAAATGCTTTATTACGGGGCACCGTATTGTTTAACGTCCGTGACCGTGACCTGGGCAGTACCGTCAAAGAAGCCCAGGACAGGTTGAATGCGATGGTTAAAACTTTACCAAAGGGCTATTATATCGAATGGAGCGGGCAATATGAGAATTTGATCCGTGCGGAGCATACCTTGAAGCTGATACTGCCAATTGTCCTCATTATCATTTTTGCCTGCCTGTACTTCGCTTTTCATTCTATCCGGGAAGCTTTTTTTAGCCTGATCTCCATTCCTTTTGCCCTGATCGGCGGGGCTTATATGGTGTATTTCTTCGGGGTGCATTTATCGGTAGCTGTGGCAGTAGGTTTCATTGCACTCTTCGGAATTGCGGTAGAGACCGGCATTGTGATGGTTATTTACCTGAATGATGCCATGCAGCAATTGGTCGCCCTGAAAGGCAACAGTAAAGAAACGATCACTAAAGCTGATTTAAGGGAATATGTGATGAACGGCGCGGTAAAACGCCTGCGGCCAAAGCTGATGACCGTTTGCGTGGCCTTGTTTGGTTTGGTGCCGGTACTGTGGGCAACCGGGACAGGCAGCGATGTCATGTTACCCATCGTATTGCCGATGATCGGCGGGGTATTAACTTCTTCCACACATATCTTGCTCGTTACCCCGCTTATCTTTTTGATGGTAAAGGAATATGAGTTGAAGAAATATGGCAAACTGGAAGTATTGGAGGTAAAAGAATAA
- a CDS encoding TolC family protein, which translates to MKKYYIILTALLGLAGFAQAQRLPLDSVIARVSTNPALQAYDAKASAQNAYATGARSLDAPKISAGQYQVPYQLNPSGGSFMVQAEQMFTNPAKLKAKEDYMKGQSQVTAADQGYLKNQLISQAKQYYFERVVLEKKLALLQHTKELLDYMLKDANIRLTYGKEKLPNIYKAKAELFQLDNTREQLTNDISQKNIILNTLMNRDKQAIFSVDTNIVLKDYETTITDTARLATGRSDIKGINRNIDLQQLSAKMEYAKRKPDFGIQAAHMQSYGGYANQYILMGTVTIPIVPWAAKEYKANLKGIRYEVEELQQKKLDILNQAQGQLAALRTDMGSKKRQLKNYEKNIIPALQNSYKTALLAYDQNTGDLPSVLDGIKSLQTVRMEALDRLQELLTLQVAYEREYESN; encoded by the coding sequence ATGAAAAAGTATTATATCATATTAACGGCGCTGTTAGGTCTGGCCGGCTTTGCACAAGCACAGCGCCTCCCTTTAGACAGCGTGATCGCCCGTGTAAGCACCAACCCGGCCTTGCAGGCTTATGATGCCAAAGCCAGCGCACAGAACGCTTACGCTACGGGGGCAAGGAGTTTGGATGCCCCTAAGATCAGCGCAGGCCAGTACCAGGTGCCTTACCAGCTGAACCCCAGCGGCGGCTCATTTATGGTACAGGCAGAGCAAATGTTTACCAACCCGGCCAAGCTAAAAGCCAAAGAAGATTATATGAAAGGCCAGTCCCAGGTAACGGCAGCCGATCAGGGCTACCTGAAAAATCAACTCATTTCCCAGGCCAAACAATACTATTTTGAACGCGTGGTTTTGGAAAAGAAACTGGCCCTATTGCAGCACACCAAAGAATTACTGGATTATATGCTCAAAGATGCCAATATCCGGCTAACCTATGGCAAGGAGAAGCTGCCGAACATCTATAAGGCCAAGGCAGAGCTTTTTCAGTTGGATAATACCCGTGAGCAATTGACCAACGATATCAGCCAGAAAAACATCATACTCAATACCTTGATGAACAGGGACAAACAGGCCATTTTTTCGGTGGACACGAATATCGTTTTAAAAGATTACGAAACCACCATAACGGACACGGCTCGTCTTGCTACCGGCCGGAGCGATATTAAAGGGATCAACCGCAACATTGACCTGCAACAATTGAGCGCAAAAATGGAGTACGCCAAACGCAAACCCGATTTTGGCATCCAGGCAGCGCACATGCAAAGCTACGGCGGGTATGCAAATCAATATATTTTAATGGGTACCGTCACCATTCCAATTGTGCCCTGGGCCGCTAAGGAATACAAAGCGAACCTTAAAGGTATCCGCTATGAGGTGGAGGAACTGCAACAGAAAAAACTGGATATCCTCAACCAGGCACAAGGTCAACTCGCGGCATTAAGAACGGATATGGGCAGCAAAAAAAGGCAGTTGAAAAACTATGAAAAGAACATCATACCCGCTTTGCAAAATAGCTATAAAACGGCACTGCTGGCCTATGACCAAAATACAGGCGATCTCCCGTCGGTTTTAGATGGTATCAAAAGCCTGCAAACCGTACGCATGGAGGCTTTAGACCGATTACAGGAATTGTTAACCTTACAGGTAGCTTATGAAAGGGAATATGAAAGCAATTAA
- a CDS encoding HlyD family efflux transporter periplasmic adaptor subunit, whose product MKGNMKAIKILLIAFVAVMSACTNPKTTAVADQAKIEVKYTCPMHPQVLEDHPGSCPICGMTLVKKSGQASEGAGISLNTVLQPVNSTVVSSVKTITPEQKEIQTAISADGYLDFDTRTFNNIASRFSGRIEKLYIKYAFQEIHEGQRIFDIYSPEMVTAQQDLLFLSKNSPQETGLLNAAKQKLLLQGMTYEQVKQVIKSGKPYYSLPVYSPYEGHVHDMPHGQMGSTADARPVTEFANNLPLAIKEGMYVQKGQTLFNVVNPHQLWAIIKIDPSDMAALKLNQPVKITLPDLPGKTISGRVNFIEPVIQNGDKTTSIRVYLNNMDHDLKVNSLLKAEIQTGRTNGLWIPRSSVIDLGQTQIVWLKHGPAYQAIQVSTGAITNSQIQVKKGLTATDTLAANAQYLTDSESFIKTKSHD is encoded by the coding sequence ATGAAAGGGAATATGAAAGCAATTAAAATTCTCCTGATCGCTTTTGTCGCCGTCATGAGCGCCTGCACGAATCCAAAAACGACCGCTGTCGCGGATCAGGCAAAAATCGAAGTCAAATACACCTGCCCGATGCACCCGCAGGTACTCGAAGATCATCCCGGTAGTTGCCCGATCTGCGGCATGACGCTGGTTAAAAAATCTGGACAGGCCAGTGAAGGTGCCGGCATTAGTTTAAATACCGTGCTGCAACCTGTCAATTCTACGGTCGTTTCTTCGGTTAAGACGATCACACCTGAACAAAAGGAAATTCAAACCGCTATTTCAGCGGATGGTTACCTTGATTTTGATACAAGGACATTCAATAATATCGCCTCCCGTTTTTCAGGGCGCATTGAAAAGCTTTATATTAAATATGCCTTTCAGGAGATCCACGAGGGTCAGCGCATTTTCGACATTTACAGCCCGGAAATGGTAACTGCCCAGCAGGATCTTTTATTCCTCAGCAAAAATTCACCCCAGGAAACCGGATTGTTGAATGCAGCTAAACAGAAGCTATTGTTACAGGGCATGACCTATGAACAGGTGAAGCAGGTCATAAAAAGCGGTAAGCCGTATTACAGCCTGCCGGTTTATAGTCCTTATGAAGGGCATGTACATGATATGCCGCATGGCCAGATGGGCAGCACGGCAGATGCGCGCCCAGTAACGGAGTTTGCTAATAACCTGCCTTTAGCCATCAAGGAGGGCATGTATGTCCAAAAGGGGCAAACCTTGTTCAATGTGGTTAACCCGCATCAGTTATGGGCGATCATCAAAATTGACCCTTCGGATATGGCCGCTTTAAAATTAAACCAGCCGGTTAAGATCACCTTGCCCGATCTGCCGGGTAAAACGATCAGCGGCAGGGTGAACTTCATTGAACCTGTTATACAGAATGGAGATAAGACGACAAGCATCAGGGTTTACCTCAACAATATGGATCACGATCTGAAAGTAAACAGCCTCCTTAAAGCCGAAATCCAAACCGGGCGGACCAACGGCTTGTGGATACCGCGTTCTTCGGTGATCGATCTGGGACAAACGCAGATCGTGTGGCTTAAACATGGGCCAGCTTATCAGGCAATTCAGGTAAGCACAGGTGCGATAACTAACAGTCAGATACAAGTGAAAAAGGGTTTAACCGCTACGGATACCCTGGCAGCAAACGCCCAATATTTAACCGATAGCGAAAGCTTTATCAAAACGAAAAGTCATGACTAA